One Fictibacillus halophilus genomic window, CGCATTTTAACTGTGCGTTACAGTTTGTACATGTGTTGCATCCACCGATTTCTTTCACTTTCCCTTTTCTACATACCGGACAAGTGTTTCCAACTTCGTTACCAATGGTAACATCTGTAGAACGAAGATCAGTGATCGTATCTAAAATAACAACTTTGCTTTTTTCTTCTTCCATACCAAGATCGATCTCAGTTTGTTCAAATGTCTCTTCCGCTTTTAGTGTAAGAACCTGTGAGTCACGGCTTCCATCTACATACACCGTTCCACCTTTTGCTCCACCCTTATAAAGGCGTTCGTAAACTTTTTGAACTTGATCAACTGTATAACCTTTAGGAGCGTTAACCGTTTTTGAGATCGAGCTGTCTACCCAACGCTGGATGACACATTGAGTATCTGCATGTGCTTCTGGCGCAAGCTCCATTGCAGCAACAAACCACTCAGGCAGTTCATTTTCGTTCGCTTCAGGATTGCTGTCTAAATATTCTTTTACAATATCAGCTTTCACTTCAATAAATTTCCCAAGACGACCACTGCGGAAGTATGAGAATGAGAAGTAAGGCTCTAATCCTGTGGAGACACCAACCATGGTTCCTGTGGATCCAGTTGGAGCAACAGTCAACAAGTGAGAGTTACGAATGCCAAATTCTAAGATGTCTTTGCGTAAATCTTCAGGAAGCTTCTTCATATACCCTGTTTCAGTAAATCGTCTACGCAACTCGTTAGTCGTCTCATCTGAATCGCCTTCTAAGAACGGGAAACTTCCCTTCTCTTTAGCAAGTTCGATTGAAGTGCGGTAAGCCGTTACAGCGATCGTCTCGAAAATTTGGTCTACCAGTTGGTTTCCTTCTTCAGATCCGTAAACGGTCTCGCAATAGATAAGAAGGTCATGTAATCCCATAACTCCTAACCCTACACGACGTTCCCCTAGTGCTTGGACTCGGTTTGGTTCCAAGAAGTATGGTGTTGCATCAATTACGTTGTCCTGCATACGTACGCCAACTTCAACCGTTTGTTTTAGTTTTTCAAAGTCCACCGTTTTGTTTTCTTTGTCAGCCATGTTTCCAAGGTTAACTGCAGCGAGGTTGCAGACACTGTATGGTGCAAGTGGTTGTTCTCCACATGGGTTCGTTGCTACAACTTTTTGTCCATAAGCTGTAGCGTTCGTCATGTCATTTGCATTATCGATAAAGAAAATTCCTGGCTCAGCTGAGTATGTTGCACAAATGTTGATCAGGTTCCACAGTTCCCGTGCTTGAATTCGTTTGTATACGCGAATACCATAGCCTTTCTCTTCCCAAACACGAACATCTCCGACCTCATGCCACTCGTTGTTGTAAGCTTCCATCTCTTCCGGCGTGTATGCCTCAACGCTAGGAAAACGTAATAGATACTCAGAGTCATTTTCTACGGCTTCCATAAATTCCTTCGTGATCGTAACAGAGATGTTTGCACCTGTTAAAAATTCAGAATTATGAACGCTGTACGTTCCTCCATCGCGAAGCATTGTCTCAGCATCGCGTAGAACGTCCGAATCAAATCCGCCTGTCCCTGGAATATCCTTATAGCGAAGGATTCCTTCGTACATCGCTTTTTGAGCTGGTGTCAGTGGTGTAAACTTCAATTTATCTTGAGCGACTTGTTTAATCTTCTCGTCATTTGTATTTTCAATTAAGTAACGCAAAATGCGAGGATTTTGCATTTTAGAAATAATGAAATCAATGATGTCAGGGTGCCACGTTAATACCCTCTCGTTAGAGATATTTCTCAAGGCAATAAGCCTATCGGGACTAGACTATATCATCATCCTCAGCATAACCTGTTAGGAGTCGGGCACTTCGGAAGAATCTCTCCCTACTCTACTCATTCACCTTAGCAAACTTTCGATAGTCGTTGAACCTTCCTCATATCCAAAAGGACTTAGAGGCTTGGCTGCTGATTTCCCAATCCAATCACTTTTCTAGCATTTACGTTCACCGTTTCCGGTCCCGATTTAGCAGATTGGCTCTAAGGGGTTTCCAGCAATTCACCCGATTTTCTAGTCGCTCATTTTCTGAACGACGCGGACTAAACAATTTATATAATCTTTTTCCTTACCATAGGTTTTTTCATGACATTTTCTACATAATGTTATACCATTAGAAATTTCAAACATCTTTTCAGGAAATGTTTTTTTAGGAAAAATATGATGTGCTGCAATATCTCTTGTATCACTATTACATAGTGGCATTTTACAACGATACCCATCTCTTTTATATACTTTCAATCTCCACTCTTTGTAGTCTGCTGAATCGGTTATATCTATAGTTTCTTTTCGGTTATCAAAAAGATAATTTCTATAACAAGTTTGATTACAGAAGTTATTCTGAGACTTTTTATACGAAGAGAATCTAATCTCTTTGAGTTGATTGCAATAAAAGCATCTAATCTTTACTCTTTTTTTTATTCTGGATGCCTTTATCTTATCAATGGTTTCCTTTGTCCTTTTTTTACCTCTATTTGGCTTACCCTTATCGATTCCGTGGTGGTTTCTGATAGGTATACCATGATACCTAAGACGATCAAGTATAACCGAATAACTAACACCGCATTCATCAGCAATTTGAGTGTAACCTTTTTGATATTCTATATACTGTGTTTTTAACCAGACTATATCATCATAAATTTTCCCTGAGTTTTTTATAACGGTTTTTCTTATCCCGTACTTTCTAAGTAACCTTTTTATTTGGTTTCTCGTTTTTCCTGTAAGAATACTAATTTCTAATGCAGATTTATTTTTATTAATGTATAAGTCATGTAGGTATTCATAGTTGTTCATTTGAATACCCCCTATAAAAGGAATTTTTTATTGTTTTTTTTAATCCGCTAACATAATCATCTGAGCGCCTCTGCGACTTCCGCCCTGCTCAACCAGATGCGTCAACTTCGCGATGTCATCCAACCAGGATACTGATCCAGATGATTTTCCGTTTACGCCTCTTGCTAGTGCGTTCTTCGGTCGAAGCGTAGATCCGTTCGTTCCAACTCCGCCGCCGCGGCTCATGATCTCCATGACTTGCTTACGGTGATCAGAGATGCCTTCACGCGAATCTTTCACGTATGGCATTACGTAACAGTTAAAATACGTTACATCTGTTTCTGCGCCTGCTCCGTATAAAACGCGTCCAGCAGGTACAAAATTCATTTCTGAAAGTTCTTTATAAAACTTTTTGAATGATTCTTGGCGTTTTTCTTCTGTCGTTTCCACAGATGCTAAGCCTGTGGCATTTCTTAGTGCGATCTGCTCGTAGTAAACTTCTAACGGCTTGTCCATCACATCTAGTGAACGTGTGATCAAACCAGATTCAGCTTCTTCCGGCTTTTCTAGCACTGCTTTGAACTCATCTTCAACCAATACAACTGCGTTTTTATCATCCCAGTTGACAGATTGAATATAGCCTAGCCCTCTTGCTGGAAATTTTGGGTCTTCTTTTACCGTTAATACAACAAAATCACCCGGTTTTAAGGTTTTCTTCTCTGTGTCTTTGAAGCTGTATCGATCTAGCATGACCAGCCGTGAAACACCTTTGTGTGTTGTTTTCATTGTAGAAGTTACGGGGTGCACTTGTGGAAATTGAGCTATATCACTGTTGAGAGCGTCAATATTAATACCCTTTTTAACAGTTGCGACTGTGTCCATCTTTCTCCTCCTCTATTAAAATCACATACGGATGCACATCTATATCTTGTATGTATAAGTTCTACCCTTATACTATATATACGTAAACCTCATGTCAAAGAAAAAAAATTGTCAAACTTAAAATCATGAGGATTTTACAGCAATTTGATGAATCCTGAATATTTTTGATGATTTTATTAATGAATGGGGTTTATTTTAGATTTGTATAATTTGGTAGTTTTGAAAAGCCGTACGAACTCTTGGTTTTCAAAATATCCTCTTACTTTCCAAAAAAAATTAATATCTTGACATCTTTTTTTCTGATAATTAGAGAGCAAAAATAAAAAATCGATATCTCTATGAGATTTCGATTTTTCACTATTAACGCCTGAACGTCCACTCATCGTTACGATAACGAGTATCGGCTATGTTTTGTACTTCTGCCCACTGATCATCTGTAAGCGTGTACGGCACAAGGTTTACGTTTAAACCGTCCTCAAATCCTTTTTTAAAGGCAGTCTTCGCGTCATCAATTGAAACAGGAGCATCTAGCAGTGTGTTGATCGCCACAGCTTTTTTCTTAAACGCTGTCTGCATTCTCTCTCTTAATCTGTCACTAGAATACTTAAACAGATCGAACAGTTTGTCTTCATCTAGGTCCAAAAGAATTGATCCGTGTTGCAGGATCACACCTTTTTGCCTCGTTTGAGCACTTCCCGCTACTTTTCTTCCCTCTACGACTAATTCATACCACGAAGGAGCATCAAAGCAAACTGCTGACCGGGGATTCTTCAACCCTTCACGCTCTTCTTCTGTTTTCGGAACAGCGAAGTAAGCATCTAAGCCTAAACCTTGAAACCCTTCTTTGATTCCTTCTGAGATCACTCGATAAGCTTCGGTTACACTTTGTGGCATATCTTTGTGTGATTCAGATACGATGACGCTATATGTGAGTTCTTGATCATGAAGAACTCCGCGACCACCTGTTGGACGTCTCACAAAGCCCAGTCCATATTTTTTTACAGCATCAAGGTTAATCTCTTTTTCTACTTTTTGAAAGTATCCAATAGATAGAGTAGCTGGATTCCATCCGTAAAAGCGGATAACAGGTGGAATCTTTCCTTCACTGTGCCAAGTTAGAAGTGCTTCGTCCATTGCCATATTAATTGCAGGTTCGCAATTTCCAGAATCGATATAATACCAGTTTTCTTTTTCCACGTTTTTCGTCTCCCTGCCATTCATTCGTAACTAGTGTACCAAATTCGGCGAGTGTGTCAAAACAATCGCTTAAAGTCAGATTTTTCTTTTGCCTATAGAGCCGCGCACCGCTATAATTGTGGTAGATTGTTTAAAGGAGTGCAAGCGTTATGGGATGGATAGTTTTAGCAGGTATTGTAGTAGCTTTATTGGCGTATGTAATTGGTATGGGGCTTTATCAAAAGAGATTTTTAACTACTTTAAACGAGGAAGAGTTTAAAGCAGGTTATCGAAAAGCACAACTGATCGATGTTCGTGAGCCTGAAGAGTTTAAAAAAGGACATATCCTAGGAGCACGTAACATTCCTCTTTCTCAAATGAGACAGAGATTAAAAGAAGTGCGCAGCGATCAGCCTGTTTATCTATATTGTGAAAGTGGATTCAGAAGTGCTCGTGCAGCCAATTTTCTTAAAAAGAAAAAATATGGCCAGCTTCATCACCTACATGGCGGCTTCCGCAAATGGACTGGCCGTGTAAAATCAAACTAATATTAAAAGCAGCTCAGGAAAATTTCCAGAGCTGCTTTTTTGTATGTTTAAACTTGTTTTGAATATTTTAAGATTGGCTTTCTTGCGGCTGTTGCTTCATCCAGTCGTTTAACAACTGTAGTGTGAGGAGCTTCTTGAACCAATTCAGGTGTTTCTTCTGCTTCTTTTGAAATCTGAATCATCTTTTCGATAAATTCATCGAGTGTTTCTTTCGATTCCGTTTCTGTTGGCTCGATCATGATCGCTTCTTCTACACTTAACGGGAAGTAGATCGTTGGCGGGTGATAGCCAAAGTCTAAGAGACGTTTTGCGATATCAAGCGTTCTTACGCCAAGTTTCTTCTGACGGCGACCTGATAATACGAACTCGTGCTTACAGTGTTGTGTAAATGGAAGATCGAAATGAGGTTCAAGTCGGCGCATCATGTAGTTAGCATTTAATACGGCGTTCTCTGATACTTGATGTAACCCGTCTGGCCCCATCGTCATGATGTACGTAAATGCTCGTACGTTAATGCCGAAGTTGCCATAAAAAGGCTTCACTCGTCCGATCGATTGCGGGCGATCATATTCGAATTTATAAAGATCATCTTCTTTAACAAGAACTGGTTTTGGCAAGAATGGAATCAGATCTGCCTTAACCCCAACTGGTCCTGATCCTGGTCCACCACCACCGTGTGGCCCTGTGAACGTTTTATGAAGGTTCAAGTGAACGACATCAAAGCCCATGTCTCCAGGTCGAGCAAATCCTAATATCGCATTTGCGTTCGCTCCGTCATAATATAGCTTTCCGCCAGCTTCATGGACGATCTTAGCCATTTCTAATATATGCTCTTCAAAAAGACCAAGCGTATTTGGATTTGTAAGCATAAGAGCCGCAACATCTTGATCGACTACTCGTTTCAAATCTTCTAGATCAACAAGACCGCGCTCATCGGATTTCACCGTGATCGATTCAAAACCTGCAACGGTTGCAGACGCTGGATTAGTTCCGTGCGCTGAATCAGGAACGATTACTTTTGTACGATTGAAATCACCGTTTGCTTCATGGTAAGCACGGATCATCATAAGACCTGTCCATTCACCATGTGCACCAGCTGCCGGCTGCAGAGTTACTTCGTCCATACCTGTGATCTCAGCTAGAGATGTTTGCAGACGGTACATCATTTCCATCGCACCTTGAACCGTTTCTTCTTCTTGAAGCGGATGGATATTTGCAAATCCAGGGAAACGTGCTACATCTTCATTGATCTTCGGATTATATTTCATCGTACATGATCCAAGTGGATAAAAACCAGAATCCACACCATGGTTACGATTGGATAACGCTGTGTAATGACGAACGATTTGAAGCTCTGACACTTCAGGAAGATCCGCTTCTTCCGTACGCAAATAATCGGAAGGGATGATAGATTCTACGTTAATCTCTGGAACGTCAAGTTCAGGGATGCTGTACCCTACTCGACCTGGTTTAGACAATTCAAAAATTAATGACTGATGTTCTGTACGCATGCTAATCCCTCCAATACATTTGCAAGCTGATCGATCTCTTCTTTTGTTCTCATTTCCGTAACCGCTAAAAGCATATGGTTCTTAAGTTCTGAATACGAAAGACCTAAATCATATCCACCGATGATGCCAGATTCTAATAGTTTGGCGTTCACTTCTTTAGCTGTACACTTTAACTCGATAACAAACTCGTTAAAGAAAGGTCCAGTGAACGCTGTCTTGAATCCTTTTTCCTCAAGAACTTTTTTTGCATAATGAGCTTTTTGTATATTTTGGTGTGCTACTTCCTTCACACCTTGTTTTCCAAGTGCCGTCATGGCAATTGAAGCTGCAAGTGCGTTAAGCGCTTGGTTCGAACAGATGTTACTCGTCGCTTTATCACGTCTGATATGCTGTTCTCTTGCTTGAAGGGTAAGAACGAATCCGCGCTTCCCGTCTTCATCAACCGTTTGACCGACCAAGCGGCCAGGAACTTTACGCATCAATTTGGTTGTTACTGCAAAATATCCACAGTGTGGTCCGCCAAAACCTTGTGCGATCCCGAACGGCTGTGCATCACCAACTACGATATCCGCACCGAATTTACCAGGAGGAGTCAGTGCGCCGAGTGCTAAAGGATTGGAAGAAACTACGAACATTCCTTTAGCACTATGCACGATTTCTTCTATTTCTTTTAAAGGTTCGATCTGACCGAAGAAGTTAGGATATTGAACGATCACACATGCTGTTTGTTCATCAACTTCGGCACGCAATGCATTTAATGAAGTAACACCATCTTCTGTATCCACTTCTACCACTTCAAGATGCTGGCCTTTTGCATAAGTGTGCAAAACGGCACGTGATTCTGGATGTACGGATTTTGATACAACAATTTTCTTTCTACGTGTTTGAGCTGCTGATAATAAACCAGCCTCCGCAAGTGAAGTTCCACCATCGTACATAGAAGAGTTGGCAACATCCATACCTGTTAGTTCACAGATCATCGTTTGAAACTCAAAGATCGCTTGAAGTTCACCTTGAGAGATCTCAGGCTGATATGGTGTATATGCTGTATAGAACTCCGAACGAAGAAGCATGTGGTTTACGATTGATGGTGTGTAATGATCATATACACCAGCGCCTAAGAACGAAGCATGATCTTTTGTATTTTTGTTTAATGCTGCCAAGCGGCTCATCTCTTTAACTAGTTGAGGTTCTGACAAAGCTTCCTCGATTTGTAAGCGTCCTTTAAACCGAACTTCTTCGGGAATATCCTGAAAAAGATCTTCTGTCGTTTCGATTCCAATCGTTTCAAGCATTTCCTTTTTGTCTTGAGCAGTCATCGGTAAATAGCGGAACGTCATGGTTTCTCCCCCTTAAATATCTTATTTTCCTCGTTTATAAAATGGTGAAGCGACTACTTTTGCTTTTAAACGTTTTTGACGAATTTGTACTTCGACCTCTGTTCCAAGCTCCGTGAAATCCTTTTCAAGTAGAGCAAGTCCTAGGTTCTTCTTCAATGTTGGCGATTGTGTTCCTGTTGTAACTTCTCCGATCTTCACATCACCTTTAAATACCTCGTAATGTGATCGAGGAATTCCTTTATCGATCATTTCGATACCAACTAGCTTACGAGGTGCACCGTTCTTCTTTTGATCTGCTAGAATTTCTTTTCCAATAAAATCTGCTTCTTTATCTGTTTTTACAGCGAATCCGATACCTGCTTCTATCGGGGTAATTTCTTTTGTGAGTTCTTGACCGTATAGAGCAAGCTTCGCTTCAAAACGCAAAGTATCACGCGCCCCAAGTCCTGCAGGAAGCAATCCATCTTCATGACCCGCTTCAAGAACCGATCTCCACAGTTTTTCTGCATGTTCAGTTTTCAAATAAATCTCAAACCCATCTTCTCCTGTGTAGCCTGTTCGAGAAACAAGAGCAGATATTCCAGCTAGTGAAACATCTTCTTTAAAACGGAAGAATCCGATCTCAGAAAGATTGGTATCCGTAAGTTTTTGTAAAATCTCTTCTGCTTTAGGTCCTTGAATAGCAAGCTGCGCATATTCAGGAGATACATTCACAAGTTCTACACCTTCAGGCTTCTTGCTCATAAGCCATTCAAAATCTTTTTCAATATTTGAGGCATTCACAACGAGTAAGTAATCGTTTTCATCTCTTTTATAGATTAAAAGGTCATCTACTGTACCACCGTTTTCATAGCACATAGCCGTATATTGCGCTTGGCCGTTTTGAAGTTTCGAAACATCATTGGTCATTGTATATTGCAAGAACGATAGGGCATTAGGTCCTCGAACATCAAATTCTCCCATGTGAGATACATCGAATAAACCGGCTTTCGTTCTAACCGCTTCGTGTTCCTCTTTAATACTTGAGAACTGAACAGGCAACTCCCAACCACCAAAATCAATTACTTTTCCACCGTGTTCTTTATATGTCTCAAATAACGGTGTTCGTAACAATGTAGCCATGTGAATTCCTCCTTTTTCATACTTAAAAATTTTCGGACTTTTCTGGACAAAAAAAGGACAGAAAGACCCCTTATAAATGGGATCCTCTGTCCTGCAACCTGTAAGTTTCTCAAGTAAATATCCTTGAGTTTCTTCGTTGGTGGCTTTCATCTATTAAAAAAGCACTCTCCAGAGATGCGTCTAGCAAGAGTCTTTTTGCCTGAGAGTTTCACAATTGTTTGCTCCTTCGGCGCCGCTAACGCAGTCTCTCCTCTTACTTTCATTCGCGAGTATGTTATTGTCCAAGGTCGCACATACTATTACTATGTTTACTACATTATTATCCTATCATTTTTACAAAAGGAATGGCAACGAACTTTTTTAAAGAAAGGAAATCCGTTATGAAAATCGACGTTCAGTTTCAGCGAGAATGGCATGATGACTTTTTAAAGCGTGTGGAAGAAGATGGACCTTGGGCCAATTGGGAATTATATAACTTAGCTCTTGAAGCCGAACACCACTTAGCAATTCCTGATTTCCTCGGTCTTCAAGCTCCAGATCATCTCCCACAGATGACTTTTTTGCCTCATCAGCTGGACGTTGCGACTACCGTTATTGAACAGATGAACGGAAAAGCAATCTTGGCAGATGAAGTAGGATTAGGAAAAACGATAGAAGCAGGTTTGATTCTAAAAGAGTACATGATACGCCGACTCGCTAAGAAAATTTTGATCCTCGTTCCTGCATCACTCGTTATTCAATGGACGAACGAGCTGAATCAAAAGTTCTTTATTCCTGCAATTGCTCAGAAAAAGGCATATGTATGGGAACAATGCGATGTAGTCGTATCCTCTATTGATACGGCAAAACGAGCCCCGCACCGCGACATCGTTCTTAATCAAGACTATGATCTTGTTATCATCGATGAGGCACATAAGTTAAAGAACAAGAAAACGAAAAACTATGAATTTGTACAGTTATTAAAAAAGAAGTTCTGTTTACTATTAACAGCTACTCCGGTACAAAACAGAGTTGAGGAGATTTTTAATCTTGTATCTCTATTAAAGCCTGGCCATTTAGGAAATCGAGAAAACTTTGACAAAGATTATAAAGAAGATAAGTATTCACTAAAAAATGAAGAAAAGCTGAAGCAGCTCGTAAATAAGGTGATGGTTCGTAATCGACGAGAAGAGACTGGTCTAAAATGGCCGAAGCGTCTTGTTCAAACCATTCCTATTACATTATCAAAAACAGAACGTGATCTATACGATGAAATCTCTCAACTAAAAAAAGACTCTTACTTTGACCGAAGTAAATTTTCTATCGTAACCCTGCAGCGAGAAGCATGCAGTTCGCGTGAAGCCGTTTTTCTAACATTAAAAAATATGCTTCAAAAAGATGTATCAAACTCTTTAATGGAACAACGAGTCTTAGCGTTGATGAAGAAAATTGAACTCGTCGATCAAAACTCTAAAGCTCTAAAAGCGTTAGAGCTGATTCAATCGATTGATTCCAAGGTCATCATTTTTACAGAATACCGTGGTACTCAATTGTATCTGCAATGGTTTTTACAGCAGCACGGCATCTCTTCTGTACCGTTTAGAGGCGGGTTTAAGCGAAGCAAAAAGGACTGGATGACTCACCTCTTTAGAACACGAGCTCAAGTGTTGATCGCAACAGAAGCCGGTGGTGAAGGAATAAACCTGCAGTTCTGTCAGCATATCATCAATTATGATCTGCCATGGAACCCGATGAGGATCGAGCAGCGGATCGGACGTATCCATCGTATCGGTCAGCAAGGTGACGTTCATATCTATAACTTCGCTACTCAGAATACGATTGAAGAGCACATCTTAAACTTGCTGTACAATAAGATCAATCTGTTTGAGAGTGTTATTGGAGAACTCGATGAAATCTTAACGAAATTTGAAATCAAGAACATAGAACGCCATATTGCAGATATCATGAATACGTCTGAAAGTGAAGGTGAGATCCGAGTAAAGATGGATAACCTTGCTTCCTTGATCAACCTTGATGGCGGGATCAAGCAGAAAGGATGGGAAGAGCATGCAGCAGCACGAGATACATCGCTTTCTTGAGCGATATTTTGATGCAAACGAATGTAGGATTCAAGAGAAAAACTTTAGTTATATGAAGGTTCAACTGACCACTGAACTCGATAAAGTTTTAATGAACCGTCCGTTCTACTGGCATTATCTCGAAAAAACGGGAGGTACCCCGAATCCGATGACGTTAACTTTAGTAACGGGTCAACAGCAAGCTCCTGATGGAAAAGGTGAGTTTATCCACTTTGGTTCACCGAGACTTCATCAGATCTTTGGGTCGACTAAGAAGCTCGCCTCTTTCATTCGGCTGTATGAATCTGTTCCTCAGCAAGGAGCACAGGTACCACTGCAACCTTGGTTATGTTTGAACGTTAAAGTTACGTTTCAGTGTGATCAAAAGAAAGATCAGGTTCTCTCATACGGCATTCAACTAATAAACGGAACGATAGAAGATCAATTTCATCAACGCCTTCAAAAAATGCTGTTAACGAAGAGGATCCCAGATTTTTGTTATACGCTCTCTCCTTTTATTAAGCCTCAGAGTGCGATAAAAAGATTGGAAAATAAAATTCAGGAAGTCATTGAGGCAGATGATCACACGTGGGCCGAAGATGCTAAAAAAAGATGGAATGAAGATCTCGAACTATTAGAGAGTTTTTATGAGGATTCTTTAACGAAACCAGAAGCCTATCACATAGAAAAAGAAGCACTTCGTACCCAATATGAGCCACAGATTATCGTAGAGATCATAAATGGCGGACTTTTCTATCTTGCCTAATAAATAAGAGCCGGGAACTGTATCCCGGCTCTTCCTTTTTCCAGCCTACTTCTTTCTCTTTCTACGGAACACGAGACCAAGTCCCATTGGCACAACACCAAAAAGATAAGTAAGTAAAGGCTCCCGCTCATTCTTTTTTGTGATACGCCTTTCCTTTCTTACTGATTGTGGTTCATCCAAATATTTAACGACTCTCTGAGTAAGAAACTTGATAACGTCTGATCCTGCAGCCATTGGCAAAACTCCCTTATAGAAGCACTCATTGATTAGTTTTGGCCAATTAACGTAGGTTTAAACGGCTTAATTTTTCTAAAATGTGGGCGCATACTTCTTCAGTCGTAAATTGGTCTGTGACGATCTCAATATCACTTTTTTCATAATGTGAACTTCTCTCGTTAAAGAGTTTCTGTACCTCTTCTTTTG contains:
- the gcvPB gene encoding aminomethyl-transferring glycine dehydrogenase subunit GcvPB, with amino-acid sequence MRTEHQSLIFELSKPGRVGYSIPELDVPEINVESIIPSDYLRTEEADLPEVSELQIVRHYTALSNRNHGVDSGFYPLGSCTMKYNPKINEDVARFPGFANIHPLQEEETVQGAMEMMYRLQTSLAEITGMDEVTLQPAAGAHGEWTGLMMIRAYHEANGDFNRTKVIVPDSAHGTNPASATVAGFESITVKSDERGLVDLEDLKRVVDQDVAALMLTNPNTLGLFEEHILEMAKIVHEAGGKLYYDGANANAILGFARPGDMGFDVVHLNLHKTFTGPHGGGGPGSGPVGVKADLIPFLPKPVLVKEDDLYKFEYDRPQSIGRVKPFYGNFGINVRAFTYIMTMGPDGLHQVSENAVLNANYMMRRLEPHFDLPFTQHCKHEFVLSGRRQKKLGVRTLDIAKRLLDFGYHPPTIYFPLSVEEAIMIEPTETESKETLDEFIEKMIQISKEAEETPELVQEAPHTTVVKRLDEATAARKPILKYSKQV
- the gcvPA gene encoding aminomethyl-transferring glycine dehydrogenase subunit GcvPA; this translates as MTFRYLPMTAQDKKEMLETIGIETTEDLFQDIPEEVRFKGRLQIEEALSEPQLVKEMSRLAALNKNTKDHASFLGAGVYDHYTPSIVNHMLLRSEFYTAYTPYQPEISQGELQAIFEFQTMICELTGMDVANSSMYDGGTSLAEAGLLSAAQTRRKKIVVSKSVHPESRAVLHTYAKGQHLEVVEVDTEDGVTSLNALRAEVDEQTACVIVQYPNFFGQIEPLKEIEEIVHSAKGMFVVSSNPLALGALTPPGKFGADIVVGDAQPFGIAQGFGGPHCGYFAVTTKLMRKVPGRLVGQTVDEDGKRGFVLTLQAREQHIRRDKATSNICSNQALNALAASIAMTALGKQGVKEVAHQNIQKAHYAKKVLEEKGFKTAFTGPFFNEFVIELKCTAKEVNAKLLESGIIGGYDLGLSYSELKNHMLLAVTEMRTKEEIDQLANVLEGLACVQNISH
- a CDS encoding YqzE family protein — translated: MAAGSDVIKFLTQRVVKYLDEPQSVRKERRITKKNEREPLLTYLFGVVPMGLGLVFRRKRKK
- a CDS encoding lipoate--protein ligase family protein, with the protein product MEKENWYYIDSGNCEPAINMAMDEALLTWHSEGKIPPVIRFYGWNPATLSIGYFQKVEKEINLDAVKKYGLGFVRRPTGGRGVLHDQELTYSVIVSESHKDMPQSVTEAYRVISEGIKEGFQGLGLDAYFAVPKTEEEREGLKNPRSAVCFDAPSWYELVVEGRKVAGSAQTRQKGVILQHGSILLDLDEDKLFDLFKYSSDRLRERMQTAFKKKAVAINTLLDAPVSIDDAKTAFKKGFEDGLNVNLVPYTLTDDQWAEVQNIADTRYRNDEWTFRR
- a CDS encoding rhodanese-like domain-containing protein, encoding MGWIVLAGIVVALLAYVIGMGLYQKRFLTTLNEEEFKAGYRKAQLIDVREPEEFKKGHILGARNIPLSQMRQRLKEVRSDQPVYLYCESGFRSARAANFLKKKKYGQLHHLHGGFRKWTGRVKSN
- the gcvT gene encoding glycine cleavage system aminomethyltransferase GcvT translates to MATLLRTPLFETYKEHGGKVIDFGGWELPVQFSSIKEEHEAVRTKAGLFDVSHMGEFDVRGPNALSFLQYTMTNDVSKLQNGQAQYTAMCYENGGTVDDLLIYKRDENDYLLVVNASNIEKDFEWLMSKKPEGVELVNVSPEYAQLAIQGPKAEEILQKLTDTNLSEIGFFRFKEDVSLAGISALVSRTGYTGEDGFEIYLKTEHAEKLWRSVLEAGHEDGLLPAGLGARDTLRFEAKLALYGQELTKEITPIEAGIGFAVKTDKEADFIGKEILADQKKNGAPRKLVGIEMIDKGIPRSHYEVFKGDVKIGEVTTGTQSPTLKKNLGLALLEKDFTELGTEVEVQIRQKRLKAKVVASPFYKRGK
- a CDS encoding HNH endonuclease, whose translation is MNNYEYLHDLYINKNKSALEISILTGKTRNQIKRLLRKYGIRKTVIKNSGKIYDDIVWLKTQYIEYQKGYTQIADECGVSYSVILDRLRYHGIPIRNHHGIDKGKPNRGKKRTKETIDKIKASRIKKRVKIRCFYCNQLKEIRFSSYKKSQNNFCNQTCYRNYLFDNRKETIDITDSADYKEWRLKVYKRDGYRCKMPLCNSDTRDIAAHHIFPKKTFPEKMFEISNGITLCRKCHEKTYGKEKDYINCLVRVVQKMSD
- a CDS encoding DEAD/DEAH box helicase, with translation MKIDVQFQREWHDDFLKRVEEDGPWANWELYNLALEAEHHLAIPDFLGLQAPDHLPQMTFLPHQLDVATTVIEQMNGKAILADEVGLGKTIEAGLILKEYMIRRLAKKILILVPASLVIQWTNELNQKFFIPAIAQKKAYVWEQCDVVVSSIDTAKRAPHRDIVLNQDYDLVIIDEAHKLKNKKTKNYEFVQLLKKKFCLLLTATPVQNRVEEIFNLVSLLKPGHLGNRENFDKDYKEDKYSLKNEEKLKQLVNKVMVRNRREETGLKWPKRLVQTIPITLSKTERDLYDEISQLKKDSYFDRSKFSIVTLQREACSSREAVFLTLKNMLQKDVSNSLMEQRVLALMKKIELVDQNSKALKALELIQSIDSKVIIFTEYRGTQLYLQWFLQQHGISSVPFRGGFKRSKKDWMTHLFRTRAQVLIATEAGGEGINLQFCQHIINYDLPWNPMRIEQRIGRIHRIGQQGDVHIYNFATQNTIEEHILNLLYNKINLFESVIGELDEILTKFEIKNIERHIADIMNTSESEGEIRVKMDNLASLINLDGGIKQKGWEEHAAARDTSLS
- a CDS encoding YqhG family protein, whose product is MQQHEIHRFLERYFDANECRIQEKNFSYMKVQLTTELDKVLMNRPFYWHYLEKTGGTPNPMTLTLVTGQQQAPDGKGEFIHFGSPRLHQIFGSTKKLASFIRLYESVPQQGAQVPLQPWLCLNVKVTFQCDQKKDQVLSYGIQLINGTIEDQFHQRLQKMLLTKRIPDFCYTLSPFIKPQSAIKRLENKIQEVIEADDHTWAEDAKKRWNEDLELLESFYEDSLTKPEAYHIEKEALRTQYEPQIIVEIINGGLFYLA